A window from Actinomycetota bacterium encodes these proteins:
- the rpmB gene encoding 50S ribosomal protein L28 codes for MSANCDVCGKGPGFGHSISHSHRRTKRRWNPNIQRVRTLVGKTPKRQNVCTSCLKAGKVVRG; via the coding sequence GTGTCTGCTAACTGCGACGTCTGCGGTAAGGGCCCAGGCTTCGGGCACAGCATCTCTCACTCACACCGACGCACCAAGCGTCGTTGGAACCCGAACATCCAGCGCGTTCGCACGCTCGTGGGCAAGACCCCCAAGCGTCAGAATGTCTGCACCTCTTGCCTGAAGGCTGGCAAGGTCGTCCGCGGATAG
- the recG gene encoding ATP-dependent DNA helicase RecG, whose amino-acid sequence MSVEEASTRLDRVLGGKTATALTKAFGYSNVNELLRHYPRRYVARGELTEMRTLVDGEAVTLLAEVVSVTSRPMRQRRGTLVEVIVSDGIERISLTFFNQRWREAIFRTGRRGLFAGEVTTYRGKRQLTHPTFELFADDVDEDEERIAMFAGAYIPVYPATVALSSMQIARAIGVILDTLPLMPDPIPEEIRVELGLMDLRTALLAVHRPESQAEIDQARSRLKFEEAFLLQVVLAQRRAELAQLPARARVNRDGPLLREFDAQLPFTLTPGQELVGAQIADDLAGLHPMHRLLQGEVGSGKTLVALRAMLSVVDSGGQAALLAPTEVLAAQHFQSITALLGPIAQGGMLGGHDSGTQVALVTGSMKVAQRRKDSLKIISGDVGIVIGTHALLTDTVQFRDLGLVVIDEQHRFGVEQRAALAAKAADGTRPHVLVMTATPIPRTVAMTVFGDLDVSLLDGLPEGRAGVTTHVVAANERPAFVERAWERVREEVTAGHRAFVVCARIGLEDEEELALELADAEGDSSLKPAGVLETAAFLAAGPLRDLRIGILHGRMSAEEKAAVMSAFAHPGGREDIDVMVATTVVEVGVDVPNATVMVVLNADRFGISQLHQLRGRIGRGSYPGLCLLVTEAPQGSPARERLDAVASTTDGFALARLDLLQRREGDVLGAAQAGRRSSLKLLQVVSDIEVIEQARASAMSLVASDPSLAGQPALRTALSELIAEDQADYMEKA is encoded by the coding sequence ATCAGCGTGGAGGAAGCCTCAACCCGGCTTGATCGGGTGCTGGGGGGCAAGACGGCCACAGCCTTGACCAAGGCCTTTGGCTACTCCAACGTCAATGAACTGCTGCGTCACTATCCACGGCGCTACGTGGCTCGCGGTGAACTCACGGAGATGCGGACTCTCGTTGACGGTGAGGCAGTGACCCTGCTGGCTGAAGTGGTCAGCGTGACCAGTCGCCCCATGCGGCAGCGACGGGGCACCCTCGTTGAGGTGATCGTCAGTGATGGAATTGAGCGCATCAGCCTCACCTTCTTCAATCAGCGTTGGCGCGAGGCGATCTTTCGCACTGGGCGCCGAGGCCTGTTCGCTGGCGAGGTGACGACCTACCGAGGCAAAAGGCAGCTCACTCACCCGACTTTCGAGCTCTTCGCTGACGATGTCGATGAGGACGAGGAGCGAATCGCCATGTTTGCCGGGGCCTACATCCCGGTGTATCCGGCAACAGTGGCGCTCAGCTCAATGCAGATCGCGCGGGCAATCGGCGTCATTTTGGACACCTTGCCGCTGATGCCTGACCCGATTCCTGAGGAGATACGCGTCGAGCTGGGCCTGATGGACCTGCGAACCGCGCTGTTGGCCGTCCATCGACCTGAGAGTCAAGCTGAGATCGACCAGGCGCGATCGCGTCTGAAGTTTGAGGAGGCCTTCCTACTGCAGGTGGTGCTTGCTCAACGTCGGGCCGAGCTCGCGCAATTGCCGGCTCGCGCCCGGGTCAACCGCGACGGCCCGCTCTTGCGGGAATTCGATGCGCAACTGCCGTTCACGCTCACCCCAGGCCAGGAACTGGTGGGTGCGCAGATTGCCGATGATCTGGCCGGGCTGCATCCCATGCATCGACTCCTTCAAGGAGAAGTGGGCTCGGGCAAGACCTTGGTGGCGCTACGAGCGATGTTGAGCGTGGTGGATTCCGGCGGACAGGCCGCACTCCTTGCGCCGACTGAAGTGCTCGCCGCGCAGCACTTCCAGTCCATCACCGCTCTGCTCGGGCCCATAGCCCAAGGCGGAATGCTCGGCGGTCATGACTCTGGCACTCAAGTGGCCCTCGTCACGGGCTCGATGAAGGTCGCCCAGCGCCGCAAGGACTCGTTGAAGATCATTTCTGGCGATGTCGGGATCGTGATCGGGACGCATGCGCTGTTGACCGACACGGTCCAATTCCGCGATCTTGGGCTTGTCGTGATTGATGAGCAACATCGATTCGGGGTTGAGCAGCGCGCGGCCTTGGCCGCCAAAGCCGCAGACGGCACGCGTCCGCATGTGCTGGTGATGACTGCAACGCCAATTCCGCGGACCGTGGCGATGACCGTGTTCGGTGATCTGGACGTATCGCTGCTGGACGGCCTGCCTGAGGGGCGGGCGGGCGTGACGACTCATGTCGTGGCTGCCAATGAGCGTCCGGCATTTGTGGAGCGCGCCTGGGAGCGGGTGCGAGAGGAAGTCACGGCCGGTCATCGAGCTTTTGTGGTGTGTGCTCGCATTGGCCTTGAGGACGAGGAGGAGTTGGCGCTGGAACTCGCCGATGCCGAGGGTGACTCGTCATTGAAGCCTGCCGGAGTACTGGAAACCGCTGCCTTTCTTGCTGCAGGACCACTCAGGGATCTTCGAATTGGCATTCTGCACGGACGAATGTCGGCCGAAGAAAAGGCAGCAGTCATGTCGGCGTTTGCGCACCCCGGTGGGCGGGAGGACATTGACGTGATGGTGGCCACGACAGTTGTGGAAGTCGGCGTCGATGTTCCTAACGCGACAGTGATGGTGGTGCTGAATGCTGATCGCTTCGGGATCTCGCAACTACACCAACTGCGCGGGCGCATTGGGCGCGGAAGCTATCCCGGCCTGTGCCTGCTGGTGACTGAAGCTCCGCAAGGATCGCCAGCGCGGGAACGCTTGGATGCGGTCGCCTCGACGACGGATGGCTTCGCATTGGCTCGATTGGATTTGCTGCAGCGTCGCGAGGGCGATGTACTCGGCGCCGCTCAGGCTGGCCGGCGCTCCTCGCTGAAGCTGCTGCAGGTCGTCAGCGATATTGAGGTCATAGAACAAGCTCGAGCCAGCGCTATGAGTCTGGTCGCATCGGATCCCTCGCTGGCAGGTCAGCCGGCTTTGCGCACTGCACTGTCGGAATTGATTGCCGAAGACCAGGCGGACTACATGGAGAAGGCGTGA